TTTTATTCTATAGCCATTCTTTCCTTGGTATTAACTTTCTTGCCTATGTTGCCGTCACAAATTCTTTTAGAAAATGTGCTTAGCGATTTTCCTTTATTAGCTATTGCGGATGACAGAGTAGATGCTTCAGAATTACATAAACCCAGAGTTTATAAAATGAAAAATATTCTTCCCTTAATTCTTCTCTTGGCTCTAGCTAGTTCCCTTATGGACTTCACTTTCTTCTTTCTCTTTCGCCATTATTCTCAAACTACCTTGCCTACATTGTGGTATTTGATGAGCCTTCTAACAGAAATCGTTTTGATTTTTTCTATACGCTCACGAAAACCCATTTGGAAAACACCCCGGATTAACAAAACCCTTGGACTTATGTGCTTATTAACCCTAATTGTTGGTATTAGCCTCCCCTATCTTTCTCTCGGGCAGAAATATCTGTCATTTGTTTACCCCCCAAGACAAGCCCTTTTAGTTATTGGCATGCTTCTAATTGCTTATGCCTTGCTTAATGAATTGATTAAAAAACTATATTATAATAAACTAGCAACAAATAATTCAAAATTAATTAATTATGCTATTAAATAATCTTGAGCTCGGCGATATAAAATCAGGGATAATAAACGTTTTGGTTGAAGTGCCGAAAGGAGGCAAAAATAAATATGAATATGACGAAACCATAGAGGCCCTCAGATTAGATAGGATTTTGTCTTCACCCATATTTTATCCCACCGATTACGGTTTTATCCCTCAAACCCTAGCAGATGATGGAGACCATCTTGATGTTTTGATAGTGACTGAATCACCTAGTTATCCGGGATGCATTTTGACAGTCAGGGTCATAGGAGCGCTTAAGATGAGCGATGAAAAAGGCACAGATTATAAGATTTTGGCTGTAGTGGAAAATGACCCTATCATGGCTAAAACATTTGATATAGCCGACCTGAATGAGCATCTTCTCAAAGAAATCAAGCATTTTTTTGATGATTACAAGTCTTTAGAAGATAATAAGTTTTCTAAGGTAGAGGGTTGGGAGAATAGAGAATTTGCTCTCCAAGAAATTGAAAGATGCGCTTTGGCGTATCAAAATAAAAAACATTAACAGAATAAAACATTAAAAAACCAACCTCTCGCGAGATTGGTTTTTTAGTTTAATAATTTTTGTATTCCTTTAGCCTGTCTACTAAATCTTGATTACCGCGTATTTTTTCTATAGCCTTGGCTTCTATTTGCCTAATTCGTTCACGTGTTACTCCCTTAGCTTCCCCCACCTCTTCTAGGGTATGCATCACACCGTCTTCTAGTCCGAAACGCATGGTAATGATTTCCTTTTCTCTTTCGGTGAGAGTGCCTAAAGCTTTCTGTAATTCTTCTTTAAGAAGGGTATTCACTGTTTGGTCCGCGGGACTAAGGCTGTTATTATCTTGCTGGGTATCCCCAATCGTATTGCTATCTTCGTCATGACCAAGCGGCTGGTCTAAAGACAAAGTTTCTTGCGATATCTTAATAATATTCCTGATTTTATCCACGGGCTCATTCATTTCTATAGCGATTTCTTCTGGAGTCGGCTCTCTTTCTAGCTGTTGCATAAGCTCATGCCTTTTTTGGTTAAACTTAGTCATCGTTTCAACCATATGCACAGGAATTCTGATAGTACGCGCCTGTTCCGCTAAGGCCCTGGTAATCGACTGCCTAATCCACCAGGTAGCGTAAGTGGAAAATTTAAAGCCCTTATGCCAATCAAATTTATCTACGGCTCGAGATAAACCAATATTCCCCTCTTGAATTAAATCAAGAAAACTTAGCTGTTTGCTGCGATTAACATATTTTTTAGCAATACTTACTACTAATCTCAGATTGGCCTGGATCATTTTTTGGCGCGCTTCTTCGTCTCCTAATTGGCATTTCTTAGAAATTTCTCTTTCTTCTGCCGCTGTGAGCAACGGAATTTTGCCTATTTCTGTTAGGTAAGATTGAACATTGTCCGGCATAGTGCGCATACTTTCGGCGCTGATAAGTTTCTCGAGCTCTTCTCGGCTAACTTCTTCTTCCTTGCTGCTATTAAGAAAATCCTGCGTTTCTACCACCTCGACATTATTCTGAAATAATCTGTCATAAAGCTCTTCTAAAAGACCAATATCATTTTCAACATTGGGTAATGTTTTAAGGATTTCAGACTGAGTAATAAAGCCCCTTTCTTTTCCTTTGGAAACTAATTCTTCCAAAATACGAGTCTTTTCATCTTTGGCAAGACGATTAATTTTCTTCTTTACCTTTTTAACAGCTTTTTTGGAAACAACTTTTTTCTTCCTAGAAGGTTTGTTCT
This DNA window, taken from Candidatus Paceibacterota bacterium, encodes the following:
- a CDS encoding inorganic diphosphatase, which gives rise to MLLNNLELGDIKSGIINVLVEVPKGGKNKYEYDETIEALRLDRILSSPIFYPTDYGFIPQTLADDGDHLDVLIVTESPSYPGCILTVRVIGALKMSDEKGTDYKILAVVENDPIMAKTFDIADLNEHLLKEIKHFFDDYKSLEDNKFSKVEGWENREFALQEIERCALAYQNKKH
- a CDS encoding sigma-70 family RNA polymerase sigma factor; translated protein: MANTKNKKKKVVKASQHSRASLSAKKPSSLKIKKTKKQLPLKKKKNPAPTVAKNKPSRKKKVVSKKAVKKVKKKINRLAKDEKTRILEELVSKGKERGFITQSEILKTLPNVENDIGLLEELYDRLFQNNVEVVETQDFLNSSKEEEVSREELEKLISAESMRTMPDNVQSYLTEIGKIPLLTAAEEREISKKCQLGDEEARQKMIQANLRLVVSIAKKYVNRSKQLSFLDLIQEGNIGLSRAVDKFDWHKGFKFSTYATWWIRQSITRALAEQARTIRIPVHMVETMTKFNQKRHELMQQLEREPTPEEIAIEMNEPVDKIRNIIKISQETLSLDQPLGHDEDSNTIGDTQQDNNSLSPADQTVNTLLKEELQKALGTLTEREKEIITMRFGLEDGVMHTLEEVGEAKGVTRERIRQIEAKAIEKIRGNQDLVDRLKEYKNY